A single Thermoleophilia bacterium DNA region contains:
- the gltX gene encoding glutamate--tRNA ligase, translating to MTEDAQPARPPVIVRFAPSPTGYLHLGSARTGLYNYIFARRHGGTFILRIEDTDLSRSTDEAISQILSSMREMGLDWDEGPEVPGPHGPYRQTERQSIYREYIDRLLASGHIYPCFCTPEELEAERQAAQEEKRAWVYGGKCRSLAPEEVARRKAEGERYTLRMHVPPGKTVFHDMLRDPVEFDNETIGDFIVVRSDGSITYNLAVVVDDMTMEITHVIRGDDHISNTPKQIQIYEALGARVPHFLHMPLLFGTDKKKLSKRHGATKLEQLTAMGYQVEVVRNYLAFLSTEFDESMIDWTLDDLVWRLDVEKLGTSASIFDPEKLKWMNGRFMRRMDPEEFTKRMIAYLTRAGFYGNPLCVADLAAAGPQVLAEAVSGVEESGRVSPEPPDEAQERLTRLVAPLVQEKIEVLADFVPLAGWFFWPLALNGEARELLAATAGAATTLLAAAADLRALPDWDLAAIETVVRELPAKLAAKPKAVFAALRLGMSGQSVTPGLFESLHALGREEAIVRLELAAALVN from the coding sequence ATGACTGAAGACGCACAGCCGGCACGTCCGCCCGTCATCGTTCGCTTCGCGCCGTCCCCTACGGGATATCTGCACCTCGGTAGCGCCCGGACAGGCCTCTACAACTACATCTTCGCCCGCCGGCACGGCGGTACGTTCATCCTGCGGATAGAGGACACGGACCTTTCCCGCAGCACCGATGAGGCCATTTCGCAGATCTTGAGTTCAATGCGTGAGATGGGACTTGATTGGGATGAGGGGCCGGAGGTTCCGGGGCCACACGGTCCGTATCGCCAGACCGAGCGCCAATCCATCTACCGGGAGTACATCGATAGGCTTCTCGCGAGTGGGCACATCTATCCCTGCTTCTGCACACCGGAAGAACTTGAGGCAGAGCGACAGGCGGCTCAGGAAGAAAAGCGCGCCTGGGTGTATGGCGGAAAGTGCCGGTCCCTGGCGCCTGAGGAGGTTGCGCGGCGCAAGGCAGAAGGTGAGCGCTACACGCTGCGAATGCACGTGCCGCCGGGAAAGACCGTCTTCCACGACATGTTGCGCGATCCGGTGGAGTTCGACAACGAGACCATCGGAGACTTCATCGTCGTCCGTTCCGACGGGTCGATCACGTACAACCTTGCGGTTGTCGTGGACGACATGACCATGGAGATTACTCACGTCATCCGCGGCGACGATCACATCAGTAACACGCCGAAGCAAATCCAGATCTACGAAGCTCTTGGCGCTCGCGTTCCGCATTTCCTTCATATGCCGCTGCTCTTCGGCACAGACAAGAAGAAGCTGTCCAAGCGACACGGGGCGACGAAGCTTGAGCAACTCACAGCCATGGGGTACCAGGTCGAGGTTGTGCGCAACTACCTGGCCTTCCTGAGTACTGAGTTTGACGAGAGCATGATCGACTGGACTCTTGATGACCTTGTGTGGCGCCTAGACGTAGAGAAGCTCGGTACCAGCGCCAGCATCTTCGATCCGGAGAAGCTGAAGTGGATGAATGGGCGCTTCATGCGCCGGATGGATCCAGAGGAGTTCACGAAGCGCATGATCGCCTACCTCACGCGCGCCGGCTTTTACGGCAACCCGTTGTGTGTCGCGGACTTGGCTGCCGCCGGCCCGCAGGTCCTGGCCGAGGCCGTCTCGGGTGTTGAGGAGTCTGGGCGGGTGTCGCCGGAACCGCCGGATGAGGCGCAGGAGCGGCTTACGCGCCTGGTGGCACCCCTGGTCCAAGAGAAGATAGAGGTGCTCGCCGACTTCGTGCCGCTGGCCGGGTGGTTCTTTTGGCCCTTGGCGTTGAATGGCGAGGCGCGTGAGTTGCTTGCAGCCACGGCTGGCGCCGCGACGACGCTGCTCGCCGCGGCGGCCGATCTGCGAGCACTCCCGGACTGGGATCTTGCGGCGATTGAGACCGTGGTGCGCGAACTCCCCGCCAAGCTCGCCGCCAAGCCGAAGGCCGTCTTCGCTGCGCTGCGCCTGGGCATGAGCGGGCAGAGCGTCACGCCGGGCCTCTTCGAGTCATTGCACGCACTGGGCCGTGAGGAGGCCATCGTGCGTCTTGAGCTCGCCGCCGCTCTGGTCAACTAG
- a CDS encoding electron transfer flavoprotein subunit beta/FixA family protein, which yields MPQLRIVVLVKQVPDTHNVTGEAMKEDGTINRAALPAVFNPEDLNALEEALRLKDRCDARVTVVTMGPPAAVQVLREALFRGADEVVLLTDRAFAGADTLATSYALSQAVLKLGGCDLVICGRQAIDGDTAQVGPQTAEKLDMPQLTCVSTIDALTIPSGDNDSGSITATRSIEGGFETLTSALPCLLTITSEANEPRPPSVKLVMTYKGIEAEATQDYDDSYLDPDHEAAEVCMVSRDGRPICRARVIQWDHEAIGADRALLGLRGSPTRVKAIESVVLAPSEARMVTPDEEGVSMLVHELIEEHILG from the coding sequence ATGCCACAGCTACGAATCGTCGTCCTTGTGAAGCAAGTCCCGGACACACACAACGTGACCGGCGAAGCGATGAAGGAGGACGGCACAATCAATCGGGCGGCATTGCCAGCCGTCTTCAACCCCGAGGATCTCAACGCTCTCGAAGAGGCCTTGCGCCTCAAGGACCGGTGCGACGCCCGCGTCACCGTTGTTACGATGGGCCCGCCTGCAGCCGTACAAGTGCTGCGCGAGGCCCTATTTCGCGGTGCCGACGAAGTTGTTCTGCTCACCGACAGAGCCTTCGCCGGTGCGGACACACTCGCCACGAGCTACGCGCTCTCGCAGGCCGTGCTCAAGCTTGGCGGCTGCGATCTGGTCATCTGCGGTCGTCAAGCGATAGACGGCGACACCGCCCAAGTGGGGCCGCAGACCGCTGAGAAGCTCGACATGCCGCAGCTCACGTGCGTGAGCACCATCGACGCACTTACGATACCGAGCGGAGACAACGATAGCGGCAGCATCACCGCCACGCGCTCCATCGAGGGTGGCTTCGAGACGCTAACGTCCGCGCTGCCCTGCCTGCTCACCATCACGAGCGAGGCGAACGAACCGCGCCCACCGAGCGTCAAGCTCGTCATGACGTACAAGGGTATTGAGGCGGAGGCGACGCAAGACTACGACGACAGCTACCTGGACCCCGACCACGAGGCCGCTGAGGTGTGTATGGTGAGCCGTGACGGCAGGCCAATCTGCCGCGCGCGCGTGATCCAATGGGACCACGAGGCCATCGGCGCCGATCGCGCACTACTCGGTTTGCGCGGGTCACCAACCCGCGTAAAGGCAATCGAAAGCGTCGTCCTCGCGCCGAGCGAGGCACGTATGGTCACACCAGACGAGGAGGGCGTCTCAATGCTCGTCCACGAGCTCATCGAGGAGCACATCCTTGGCTAG
- a CDS encoding HAD family hydrolase, translating into MRTMPIRVIFLDWGDTLMIDDGAQAGPMVDWPRVTAVEGAREALCCLHPRYRLIVATNAVISNSHQVRGALARVSLDELVDDVVASCEIGSAKPEQAFFATLLNMASTTERIDACAAAMVGDSWTNDVCGALAAGLHAIWLNPSNVPVPEGGKTPDAVIRSMRDLPEAIAAIE; encoded by the coding sequence ATGAGAACGATGCCGATCCGCGTCATCTTCCTCGACTGGGGCGACACACTCATGATCGACGATGGCGCACAGGCCGGCCCTATGGTCGACTGGCCGCGCGTCACGGCCGTCGAAGGCGCCCGGGAGGCACTCTGCTGCCTGCATCCGCGCTACCGCCTTATCGTCGCCACCAATGCCGTGATTTCGAACAGCCACCAGGTGCGTGGCGCCCTCGCACGAGTGTCGCTGGACGAACTCGTCGACGACGTGGTCGCGTCTTGCGAGATCGGCAGCGCCAAGCCGGAACAGGCGTTCTTTGCCACGCTCTTGAACATGGCGAGCACAACAGAGCGAATCGATGCGTGCGCAGCCGCTATGGTGGGCGACTCGTGGACAAATGACGTTTGCGGCGCCCTCGCCGCCGGATTGCACGCCATCTGGCTGAATCCATCCAACGTCCCTGTCCCTGAGGGAGGCAAAACGCCCGACGCGGTCATTCGCTCGATGCGGGACCTTCCGGAGGCCATCGCAGCGATCGAGTAG
- a CDS encoding electron transfer flavoprotein subunit alpha/FixB family protein, protein MARQQRGDVWVFIEQRDGVVAEVSMELLGRARELAQRLQTNVGAVLAGHGDSLRDLAADAIAHGADTIYVANDEAFAHYLALPHTRLLCHLVRAYGPQVVLYGATTTGRDLAPRVASALRTGLTADCTDLQIGDHRTKDEEYRDLLYQIRPAFGGNIVATIISPEHRPQMATVREGVMIMPPADTSRSGEIVDIAVRRETLATAASDDGIVLESEDFAVRLVRQVREEKRVDLKGARIVVAGGVGVGSREGFALVEELARTLGGVVGASRAAVDAGWIDHDHQVGQTGTTVRPKLYIACGISGSVQHRAGMDQSSRILAINSDPGAPIFAVAHYGIVGDLHKVIPMLISAYRTKGGAVAQEGTA, encoded by the coding sequence TTGGCTAGGCAGCAGAGAGGCGACGTCTGGGTCTTCATCGAACAGCGCGACGGAGTCGTGGCCGAGGTGAGCATGGAGCTCCTCGGCCGTGCCCGAGAGCTCGCCCAACGCCTGCAGACGAACGTCGGCGCTGTGCTCGCCGGACACGGAGACAGCTTGCGGGATCTTGCGGCGGACGCGATTGCCCACGGCGCCGACACGATCTATGTAGCCAACGACGAGGCGTTTGCGCATTACCTGGCGCTTCCGCACACGCGGCTGCTCTGCCATCTAGTCCGTGCATACGGGCCACAGGTCGTGCTCTACGGTGCCACCACCACCGGTCGTGACTTGGCCCCGCGCGTTGCCAGCGCGCTCCGCACCGGTCTAACCGCCGACTGCACCGACTTGCAGATCGGTGATCACAGGACCAAAGATGAGGAGTATCGCGATCTGCTGTATCAGATCCGTCCTGCCTTTGGCGGCAATATCGTCGCGACAATCATCAGTCCGGAACACCGCCCCCAGATGGCCACAGTACGCGAAGGCGTGATGATCATGCCGCCGGCCGACACCTCACGTTCTGGCGAGATCGTCGACATCGCGGTTCGGCGCGAGACGCTGGCAACCGCTGCAAGCGACGACGGCATCGTCCTGGAATCCGAGGACTTCGCCGTCCGGTTGGTGCGCCAGGTACGCGAAGAGAAACGAGTCGACCTCAAGGGCGCACGAATCGTCGTCGCCGGCGGCGTCGGCGTCGGTTCGCGCGAAGGCTTCGCTCTCGTCGAGGAGCTCGCCCGTACACTCGGCGGCGTCGTCGGCGCCAGCCGAGCGGCGGTCGATGCCGGCTGGATCGACCACGATCACCAAGTAGGGCAAACGGGCACAACGGTGCGCCCCAAGCTCTACATCGCCTGCGGCATCAGCGGATCCGTGCAACACCGTGCCGGCATGGATCAGAGCTCCCGTATTCTCGCCATCAACAGCGACCCAGGCGCCCCGATCTTCGCCGTTGCCCACTACGGCATCGTCGGCGATCTCCACAAGGTGATCCCCATGCTGATCTCGGCCTACAGGACGAAGGGCGGCGCTGTTGCCCAGGAAGGCACAGCATGA
- a CDS encoding DMT family transporter, giving the protein MAHEHDTERPPQDRLGGLALAALALIWGSAWSLTKYGLAYVEPYTFAAVRSVLSVACLFILVLILRRPLRPVALGLTTIIGLLQTSGFVALTMWSLYHSGAGRTSVLTYTMPFWLLLLAWIVLGERLHRWQWLAVILALCGLVLVIQPWQLNGIAASLTAVAGGFVWATSAIVAKVLHRHHRVDDLSLTAWQMLLGTPVLIFIAVLTYTGPPEWTAGLVGVLAFNVVLANGVAWALWLFALRTLSAAGAGLGTLAVPVVGVLTAWVQLGERPGAVEGAGMALIIAALALLSTREIIVTRLRQRSQ; this is encoded by the coding sequence GTGGCTCACGAACACGACACGGAACGCCCCCCGCAGGATCGCCTCGGCGGACTGGCGCTCGCCGCCCTCGCGCTGATCTGGGGCTCCGCCTGGAGCCTCACAAAATACGGCCTCGCATACGTCGAGCCTTACACCTTTGCCGCAGTCCGCTCCGTTCTCTCTGTTGCCTGCCTCTTCATCCTCGTCCTGATCCTGCGCCGCCCCCTCCGGCCAGTGGCCCTAGGCCTGACCACGATCATTGGCCTCCTGCAGACGAGCGGGTTTGTCGCACTCACAATGTGGTCTCTTTACCACAGCGGTGCCGGCCGCACCTCCGTCCTGACCTACACGATGCCGTTCTGGCTACTTCTCCTCGCTTGGATCGTACTAGGAGAACGCCTTCATCGCTGGCAGTGGCTGGCCGTGATCCTAGCCCTGTGTGGCCTTGTGCTCGTGATCCAGCCTTGGCAGCTCAATGGCATTGCCGCCAGCCTCACTGCCGTGGCCGGTGGATTCGTCTGGGCCACGAGTGCCATCGTCGCCAAAGTACTCCACCGCCACCACCGGGTCGACGATCTCTCCCTCACTGCGTGGCAGATGCTTCTCGGCACCCCGGTGCTCATCTTCATCGCTGTACTCACGTACACCGGCCCCCCGGAGTGGACTGCCGGACTTGTCGGCGTGCTGGCGTTCAACGTCGTGCTCGCCAACGGAGTAGCCTGGGCGCTCTGGCTGTTCGCGCTGAGAACGCTCTCGGCAGCAGGCGCCGGGCTCGGCACGCTCGCAGTTCCTGTCGTAGGCGTGCTCACTGCCTGGGTTCAGCTGGGCGAGCGACCCGGCGCGGTGGAGGGTGCAGGCATGGCGCTCATCATTGCCGCACTGGCACTACTGTCAACACGCGAGATCATCGTAACTCGGCTGCGGCAGCGCTCGCAGTGA
- a CDS encoding HAD family hydrolase encodes MLKAVTFDFWNTLFVDTRGSERERRRVQVLAAELARTDQRLPIPVVEEALRTGISFFDEVWYNEHRTPTCAEIVDTILNTLGVRLPRDIVAEVVTQYEEMILELPPEPSPGAGRVVAMLAQQYRLGVICDTAYSPGRVLRQLLSRHFALHDFVYLFFSDEHGMSKPDIRVFGRTLTELHVDARQAAHVGDIQRTDIAGAQAAGMSAVHYIGANSHDAARSTAEVVVRRFDDIPRALGKLPRRRRR; translated from the coding sequence ATGCTGAAAGCCGTCACCTTCGACTTCTGGAACACGCTCTTTGTCGACACGCGCGGAAGCGAGCGCGAACGCAGGCGAGTACAAGTGCTGGCCGCGGAACTCGCCCGCACGGACCAACGCCTCCCAATCCCGGTAGTCGAGGAGGCGCTGCGCACTGGCATCAGCTTTTTCGACGAAGTCTGGTACAACGAGCACCGGACGCCGACGTGCGCGGAGATCGTCGACACCATACTGAACACGCTCGGCGTGAGACTGCCCCGCGACATCGTCGCCGAAGTAGTGACACAGTACGAGGAGATGATCCTCGAGCTCCCTCCTGAGCCGAGTCCCGGAGCGGGCCGGGTTGTCGCCATGCTGGCCCAGCAGTACCGCCTGGGCGTTATCTGCGACACCGCGTACTCGCCGGGGCGAGTGTTGCGACAACTCCTGAGCCGGCATTTCGCGCTCCACGACTTCGTCTACCTCTTCTTCTCGGACGAGCACGGTATGAGCAAGCCCGATATCCGCGTCTTCGGTCGCACACTCACCGAGCTCCACGTCGACGCTCGGCAAGCCGCACACGTCGGCGACATCCAGCGCACAGACATCGCCGGTGCCCAGGCAGCCGGCATGTCGGCCGTCCACTACATCGGCGCCAACAGTCACGACGCAGCCCGGTCGACGGCCGAGGTGGTGGTGCGCCGATTCGACGACATCCCGAGGGCGCTCGGCAAGCTGCCCCGCCGTCGACGCCGCTAG
- the typA gene encoding translational GTPase TypA: protein MHAVEKIRNLAIIAHIDHGKTTLIDSIFRAARVFRENAHVDQRVMDSGDLERERGITIRSKHCTVEWGEYLINIVDTPGHADFSGEVERVLSMVDSVLLLVDANEGPMPQTRYVLMRALRLGLRPIVVVNKADRPNADPSGALDRTFDLFVELGASNEQLDFPVLYGSGLEGWIVNDLDEYQREEKDREQHLIDGSGGLSSAMRAELADAGMDDLFATIISQVPAPFVDRAAPFLMQVSTLAWSDYIGRIGCGRVLQGALRVGDDIQRVTNRVSSSRQEDDGQDVAVEMAKISHLWVTRGLENREAEEVAAGDIVWLAGPCEIAMGDTLTAVGLPAEEVALPPLEIEEPTVSMFFLVNNGPFAGRDGKAATLRQLKDRLERELRVNVALRVEDLGRPDGVKVSGRGELHLAILIEEMRREGIELCVSRPEVITQTADDGTLLEPMEQVVIDVPDEYQGSVIQELSLRKGELVSVEASGTSLVRLVFTLPTRGLIGYRNDFLTETRGLGVMSTRFSGYDAWRGELPGRERGSLVSQASGEAAGYALENLQQRATLFVSPMDPVYEGMIVGENSRADDMLCNPTKRKQLGNYRSSTKEIDAGLKVPRQLTLENALEWIAADELVEVTPKSIRVRKHILSGEERKKAERRGSIAP, encoded by the coding sequence ATGCATGCTGTCGAGAAGATCCGTAACCTGGCGATCATCGCCCACATCGATCACGGCAAGACCACGCTGATCGACAGTATCTTTCGCGCCGCCCGCGTGTTTCGCGAGAACGCGCACGTGGATCAGCGAGTTATGGACAGCGGCGACCTCGAGCGGGAGCGGGGCATCACCATTCGCTCGAAGCACTGCACCGTCGAGTGGGGCGAGTACCTCATCAACATCGTCGACACGCCAGGCCACGCTGATTTCTCAGGTGAGGTGGAGCGCGTGCTGAGTATGGTCGACTCAGTGCTGCTGCTGGTGGACGCCAACGAGGGTCCGATGCCGCAGACACGCTACGTCCTCATGCGCGCTCTGCGACTTGGGCTGCGGCCGATCGTCGTGGTCAACAAGGCAGATCGGCCGAACGCGGACCCATCGGGTGCGCTCGATAGGACGTTCGATTTGTTCGTCGAGCTCGGTGCCAGCAACGAGCAACTCGACTTTCCTGTGCTGTACGGCTCTGGTCTTGAGGGCTGGATCGTCAACGACCTCGACGAGTACCAGCGTGAAGAGAAGGATCGCGAGCAGCATCTGATCGATGGCAGCGGCGGGCTCTCGTCGGCCATGCGGGCCGAGCTCGCCGACGCAGGTATGGATGACCTCTTCGCGACAATCATCTCCCAGGTCCCGGCTCCGTTCGTGGATCGCGCAGCTCCGTTTCTCATGCAAGTCAGCACTCTGGCCTGGAGCGACTACATCGGACGTATCGGGTGTGGTCGTGTGCTCCAAGGCGCATTGCGTGTTGGCGACGACATCCAGCGGGTAACGAACCGCGTGTCATCGTCACGACAGGAAGACGACGGCCAAGACGTTGCCGTTGAGATGGCGAAGATCAGTCACCTGTGGGTAACGCGCGGTCTCGAGAATCGCGAGGCGGAGGAAGTTGCTGCGGGCGATATCGTCTGGCTTGCCGGTCCGTGCGAGATCGCCATGGGCGATACCCTAACTGCTGTCGGTTTGCCGGCGGAGGAAGTGGCACTTCCGCCACTGGAGATCGAGGAGCCGACCGTCAGCATGTTCTTCCTCGTCAACAACGGGCCGTTTGCCGGTAGGGACGGAAAGGCTGCCACCTTGCGTCAGCTGAAAGACCGGTTGGAGCGAGAGTTGCGGGTCAATGTGGCGCTCCGTGTAGAGGACCTTGGCCGGCCGGACGGAGTCAAGGTGAGCGGGCGGGGTGAACTCCATCTCGCGATCCTGATCGAAGAGATGCGCCGCGAAGGCATCGAGCTCTGTGTCTCGAGGCCTGAAGTTATTACGCAGACCGCGGATGATGGCACGTTGCTCGAGCCGATGGAACAAGTGGTCATCGATGTTCCGGACGAGTATCAGGGAAGCGTGATTCAGGAGCTCAGTCTGCGTAAGGGCGAGCTCGTCAGCGTTGAGGCGTCGGGCACGAGTCTCGTGCGCCTGGTATTCACACTGCCCACACGTGGGCTCATAGGCTATCGAAACGACTTTCTCACGGAGACTCGCGGCCTCGGCGTCATGAGTACGAGATTCTCGGGCTACGACGCGTGGCGTGGTGAACTGCCGGGGCGTGAGCGCGGCTCTCTCGTGAGTCAGGCCTCCGGCGAGGCCGCCGGGTATGCGCTGGAGAATCTCCAACAGCGCGCCACTCTCTTCGTCAGCCCCATGGATCCGGTCTATGAGGGCATGATAGTTGGCGAGAACTCGCGCGCCGACGACATGCTCTGCAACCCCACCAAGCGCAAGCAACTCGGCAACTACCGTTCGTCAACGAAGGAGATCGACGCGGGTCTCAAGGTGCCGCGCCAGTTGACACTGGAGAACGCTTTGGAGTGGATCGCGGCCGATGAGTTGGTCGAGGTTACGCCGAAGTCGATCCGCGTGCGTAAGCACATTCTGAGCGGCGAGGAGCGCAAGAAGGCCGAGCGTCGCGGCTCGATCGCTCCATGA
- a CDS encoding SH3 domain-containing protein, producing MEASTESPQRGRVTESHVSSPQSPVKFAVGDILGVGHRDRQWTTYVWVTDQSGHAGWVPDTYLEMTGEHEAVAIRDYDATELTIVKDEIVDVLEEAGGWTHCRNAHGVDGWVPSSKVTVIAES from the coding sequence ATGGAAGCCTCAACCGAGTCGCCTCAACGCGGCCGCGTTACAGAATCGCACGTCAGCAGCCCCCAATCCCCAGTGAAGTTCGCCGTCGGTGACATCTTGGGGGTCGGTCATCGCGATCGCCAGTGGACCACATACGTGTGGGTCACCGACCAGAGCGGTCACGCTGGCTGGGTCCCCGACACGTACCTCGAGATGACGGGCGAGCACGAGGCCGTCGCCATTCGCGACTATGACGCCACGGAGCTGACGATCGTCAAGGACGAGATCGTCGACGTGCTGGAAGAGGCCGGTGGCTGGACGCATTGCCGTAACGCCCACGGCGTCGACGGCTGGGTGCCGTCGAGCAAGGTCACGGTCATCGCCGAGAGCTGA
- a CDS encoding PatB family C-S lyase, whose protein sequence is MAVRASPSRPSKRLGVVSDSVALHEVNCCATPVDFDHVIDRTNSASLKWDHYRPEAIPLWVADMDFACAPAIVEAVRARARHGVYGYAYATDDLVAAVVSWLERRYDWRIEAEWLVWLPSVVSGLNLSCSTSARDASEILTITPVYPPFLSAPGNRGHRLHAVPAEFVDGRWALPLDALERAVTPSTSVLLFCHPHNPLGRCWHESEVAAIVDLCRRHNLVLCSDEIHCDLLLDAVKHTPAVLAGEGAEDLCITLMSPSKAFNMPGLNFAFAVIPNTELRSRFVAAGRGLLPLPGCMAIAAAEAAYRHGEPWLAELLDYLRANRDTVEHFVASELPQVNMTHVEATYLAWLNTSGAGVQDVWQACLDAGVALSPGAIFGDPAYLRLNFACPRTTLEEGLRRLRTAIVG, encoded by the coding sequence ATGGCCGTTCGCGCGTCGCCGAGTCGCCCAAGCAAGCGTCTTGGCGTCGTCTCTGATAGCGTGGCGCTGCATGAGGTCAATTGCTGCGCAACACCCGTGGACTTCGATCACGTAATCGATCGCACGAACTCGGCCAGTCTGAAGTGGGATCACTACAGACCGGAGGCCATTCCGCTCTGGGTCGCCGACATGGATTTCGCCTGTGCCCCGGCGATCGTAGAGGCAGTGCGCGCACGAGCCAGACACGGCGTCTATGGCTATGCCTACGCGACCGACGACCTCGTCGCCGCCGTGGTGTCCTGGCTCGAGCGACGCTATGACTGGCGCATCGAAGCAGAGTGGCTCGTCTGGCTACCGAGCGTCGTCAGTGGGCTGAATCTCTCTTGCTCGACGAGCGCGAGAGACGCGAGTGAGATCCTGACGATCACTCCTGTCTACCCACCATTCCTGAGCGCGCCGGGCAACCGGGGGCATCGTTTGCATGCCGTTCCTGCCGAGTTCGTGGACGGGAGATGGGCACTCCCGCTGGACGCGCTCGAGCGAGCCGTCACCCCCAGCACATCGGTCTTGCTCTTCTGTCACCCGCACAACCCCCTTGGCAGATGCTGGCACGAGTCTGAGGTGGCGGCGATCGTCGACTTGTGCCGCCGCCACAACCTCGTGCTCTGCTCGGATGAGATCCACTGCGACCTTCTGCTCGACGCCGTCAAACACACACCGGCCGTCCTCGCCGGAGAGGGCGCCGAAGATCTGTGCATCACGCTCATGTCTCCGAGCAAGGCCTTCAATATGCCGGGCCTCAACTTCGCCTTCGCCGTCATCCCGAATACTGAGCTACGCAGCCGCTTCGTAGCCGCGGGCAGAGGACTCCTCCCTCTTCCCGGTTGCATGGCGATCGCCGCCGCGGAGGCCGCCTACCGTCACGGCGAACCATGGCTCGCGGAGTTGCTCGACTACCTCCGCGCCAACCGAGACACCGTCGAACACTTCGTCGCCAGCGAACTCCCTCAGGTGAACATGACACACGTCGAGGCAACGTACCTGGCTTGGCTCAACACCAGCGGAGCCGGAGTCCAGGATGTCTGGCAGGCATGTCTCGATGCAGGTGTCGCGCTCTCGCCCGGTGCGATATTCGGCGACCCAGCGTATCTTCGTTTGAACTTCGCCTGTCCGCGAACCACACTCGAGGAAGGTCTGCGTCGGCTCCGCACCGCGATCGTCGGATAA